One Streptomyces sp. B21-105 genomic region harbors:
- a CDS encoding plasmid stabilization protein, translating into MPRGSSPKRERQYEHIKESAQDRGESAGRAKEIAARTVNKERARSGESKTASRTSTQDMSSGKRGGQRSGKGSQGPTYDQLYEEARRRGVKGRSDMNKSQLQRALGD; encoded by the coding sequence ATGCCACGCGGTTCCAGCCCCAAGCGGGAGCGCCAGTACGAGCACATCAAGGAGAGCGCGCAGGACCGGGGAGAGAGCGCCGGCCGCGCGAAGGAGATCGCCGCGCGGACGGTCAACAAGGAGCGCGCCCGGTCCGGCGAGTCGAAGACCGCGAGCCGCACCTCCACCCAGGACATGTCGTCCGGCAAGCGGGGCGGTCAGCGGTCCGGCAAGGGTTCTCAGGGACCCACCTACGACCAGCTGTACGAGGAGGCCAGGCGGCGGGGCGTCAAGGGCCGTTCGGACATGAACAAGAGCCAGTTGCAGCGCGCACTCGGCGACTGA
- a CDS encoding endonuclease V, with product MTTVSIPAGWPATEEEARAVQDELRARVLLEPGPPVGAGHVTGVDVAYDDARDVVAAAAVVLDAASLEVVAEATAVGRISFPYVPGLLAFREIPTVLAALEALPHGPGLVVCDGYGLAHPRRFGLASHLGVLTGLPTIGVAKNPFAVAYADPDAPRGSASPLLSGDEEVGRALRTRAGVKPVFVSVGHRVTLDDACAHTLALTPRFRLPETTRRADSLCRRALQEATVRS from the coding sequence ATGACGACCGTCAGCATCCCCGCGGGCTGGCCCGCGACCGAGGAAGAGGCCCGCGCCGTCCAGGACGAGCTGCGGGCGCGGGTGCTGCTCGAGCCGGGGCCGCCCGTGGGCGCCGGACACGTGACAGGGGTCGACGTCGCCTACGACGACGCGCGCGACGTCGTCGCGGCGGCCGCCGTCGTGCTGGACGCGGCGAGCCTGGAGGTCGTCGCCGAGGCCACCGCCGTCGGCCGGATCTCCTTCCCCTACGTGCCCGGACTGCTCGCGTTCCGCGAGATCCCCACCGTGCTCGCCGCCCTGGAGGCCCTGCCGCACGGGCCGGGCCTGGTGGTGTGCGACGGCTACGGCCTGGCCCACCCGCGCCGCTTCGGCCTCGCCAGCCACCTCGGGGTGCTCACCGGCCTGCCCACCATCGGCGTCGCCAAGAACCCGTTCGCCGTCGCCTACGCCGATCCGGACGCCCCGCGCGGATCGGCGTCCCCGCTGCTGTCGGGCGACGAGGAGGTGGGGCGCGCGCTGCGCACCCGGGCGGGCGTGAAGCCGGTGTTCGTCTCCGTCGGCCACCGCGTCACCCTGGACGACGCCTGCGCCCACACCCTCGCCCTCACCCCCAGGTTCCGGCTCCCGGAGACCACCCGCCGCGCCGACTCGCTGTGCCGGCGAGCCCTTCAGGAGGCCACCGTCCGCAGCTGA
- the mmpA gene encoding morphogenic membrane protein MmpA has protein sequence MTTTHRAPKPLAAPGRPVERAVNVALILAVLAGLGWIVGMIYTLVQWPF, from the coding sequence ATGACCACCACGCATCGTGCTCCGAAGCCCCTCGCCGCCCCGGGACGCCCGGTCGAGCGCGCCGTCAACGTCGCGCTGATCCTCGCCGTCCTGGCCGGCCTCGGCTGGATCGTCGGGATGATCTACACGCTCGTGCAGTGGCCGTTCTGA
- a CDS encoding saccharopine dehydrogenase family protein: MSRLKMTDRPYDIVLFGATGFVGTLTAEYLAAHAPAGLRWAIAGRDERKLERLRERLGVDVGVLRADVADPASLRALAEHARVVATTVGPYVRYGEDLVAACADTGADYLDLTGEPEFVDLMYVRHDARARETGARLIHACGFDSVPHDLGVYFTVRQLPEGVPLTVDGFVTADASFSGGTFASALGQFARGRQMLAAARERGRHEPRLMGRRAVAPVGAPRFAGEVGAWALPLPTIDPQIVLRSARALQRYGPDFRYRHYAAVRRLPVAVGGVAAVGTLAAAAQMPPARRWLSDRLGPGEGPSAQKRARSWFSVRFVGEGGGRRVYTEVAGGDPGYDETAKMFAEAAMALACDDLPPAAGQLTTAVAMGDALTGRLTRAGVRFRVAARR, from the coding sequence ATGAGCAGGCTGAAAATGACCGACCGTCCGTACGACATCGTGCTCTTCGGGGCGACGGGCTTCGTGGGAACGCTCACCGCGGAGTACCTCGCCGCCCATGCGCCCGCCGGGCTGCGCTGGGCGATCGCCGGGCGTGACGAGCGCAAGCTGGAGCGGCTGCGCGAACGGCTCGGCGTGGACGTCGGGGTGCTGCGCGCCGACGTCGCGGACCCGGCGTCCCTGCGCGCGCTCGCGGAGCACGCGCGCGTGGTGGCCACGACGGTGGGCCCCTATGTGCGCTACGGCGAGGACCTGGTGGCCGCCTGCGCGGACACCGGCGCCGACTACCTCGACCTCACCGGCGAGCCGGAGTTCGTCGACCTGATGTACGTCCGGCACGACGCACGCGCGCGGGAGACGGGGGCACGGCTGATCCACGCGTGCGGCTTCGACTCCGTCCCGCACGACCTCGGCGTGTACTTCACCGTCCGGCAGCTCCCCGAAGGCGTGCCGCTGACCGTGGACGGCTTCGTGACGGCCGACGCCTCCTTCTCGGGCGGCACCTTCGCCTCCGCGCTCGGCCAGTTCGCCCGTGGCCGCCAGATGCTGGCCGCCGCACGGGAACGGGGACGGCACGAGCCGCGGCTCATGGGCCGCCGGGCCGTCGCACCGGTGGGCGCGCCCCGGTTCGCGGGAGAGGTCGGCGCCTGGGCGCTGCCGCTGCCGACCATCGACCCGCAGATCGTGCTCCGGTCGGCCCGGGCGCTGCAGCGCTACGGCCCGGACTTCCGCTACCGGCACTACGCGGCCGTCCGGCGGCTGCCCGTCGCCGTGGGCGGCGTCGCCGCGGTCGGGACGCTCGCCGCGGCGGCCCAGATGCCGCCCGCCCGGCGCTGGCTGTCGGACCGGCTGGGGCCCGGTGAGGGGCCGAGCGCGCAGAAGCGGGCGCGGAGCTGGTTCTCCGTCCGGTTCGTCGGCGAGGGCGGCGGACGGCGGGTGTACACCGAGGTCGCGGGCGGCGACCCCGGCTACGACGAGACGGCGAAGATGTTCGCCGAGGCGGCGATGGCGCTGGCCTGCGACGACCTCCCGCCGGCGGCGGGGCAGCTCACCACGGCGGTGGCGATGGGCGACGCGCTGACCGGGCGGCTGACCCGCGCGGGCGTCCGCTTCCGCGTCGCGGCGCGCCGCTGA
- a CDS encoding MmcQ/YjbR family DNA-binding protein, translating to MTVDRDALRKWEKVRAFALGLPGAAEEFPWGGSVAKVNKKVFVFLGVDDGSHPLGVTVKLTDETAHGHALAAPGAEPAGYGLGRSGWVRLPLGEKGAPEAELLCDWVEESYRTIAPRRLIAELERR from the coding sequence GTGACCGTGGACCGCGACGCCCTGAGGAAGTGGGAGAAAGTGCGCGCGTTCGCACTCGGACTGCCGGGTGCGGCGGAGGAGTTCCCGTGGGGCGGGAGCGTGGCCAAGGTGAACAAGAAGGTGTTCGTCTTCCTCGGCGTCGACGACGGCAGTCACCCGCTCGGCGTCACCGTCAAGCTCACGGACGAGACCGCGCACGGCCACGCGCTGGCCGCCCCCGGCGCCGAGCCCGCCGGATACGGCCTCGGCAGGTCGGGCTGGGTGCGCCTCCCGCTGGGGGAGAAGGGCGCGCCCGAGGCCGAGCTGCTCTGCGACTGGGTGGAGGAGAGCTACCGCACGATCGCTCCCCGGCGGCTCATAGCGGAGCTGGAAAGGCGCTGA
- a CDS encoding CaiB/BaiF CoA transferase family protein, whose amino-acid sequence MTTGRTTGHGPLAGVRVLELAGIGPGPFAGMLLADLGADVVRVDRPGGPSLGIDPEYDVTNRNKRSVVVDLKAPDGPARVLDLAARADVLIEGNRPGVAERLGVGPAECHARNPRLVYGRMTGWGQEGPLAQRAGHDIAYIAVTGALGLIGRPGAPPPAPANLLGDYAGGSLYLVVGVLAALHHARVSGVGQVVDAAIVDGAAHLSSMIHGMLAAGGWQDRRGANLLDGGCPYYGVYETADGGYMTVGALEPQFYDAFVDLLGLAEFRDARTDPTRWPELREAVAARFRTRTRDAWTAVFAGSDACVAPVLSLREAPHHPHLAARGTFTDHGGITQPAPAPRFSATPTAVRTGPALPGADTHQVARDWDLPDGDIPELAPDLEQPLPNTAARGD is encoded by the coding sequence ATGACGACGGGACGGACGACCGGGCACGGCCCGCTGGCCGGCGTGCGCGTGCTGGAGCTCGCCGGGATCGGCCCCGGCCCCTTCGCGGGCATGCTGCTGGCCGACCTCGGCGCCGACGTGGTCCGGGTGGACCGGCCCGGCGGCCCCTCTCTCGGCATCGACCCGGAGTACGACGTCACCAACCGCAACAAGCGCTCGGTGGTCGTGGACCTCAAGGCGCCGGACGGGCCCGCGCGCGTGCTCGACCTCGCCGCCCGCGCCGACGTGCTGATCGAGGGCAACCGGCCGGGTGTCGCCGAGCGGCTCGGCGTCGGCCCCGCAGAGTGCCACGCCCGCAACCCCCGTCTGGTCTACGGCCGGATGACCGGCTGGGGCCAGGAGGGCCCGCTCGCCCAGCGCGCCGGCCACGACATCGCCTACATCGCAGTCACCGGAGCCCTGGGCCTGATCGGCCGCCCGGGCGCGCCCCCGCCGGCCCCCGCCAACCTGCTCGGCGACTACGCGGGCGGCTCCCTCTACCTCGTCGTCGGCGTCCTCGCGGCGCTGCACCACGCGCGCGTGAGCGGCGTCGGCCAGGTCGTCGACGCGGCCATCGTGGACGGCGCCGCCCACCTCTCCTCGATGATCCACGGCATGCTCGCGGCCGGCGGCTGGCAGGACCGGCGCGGCGCCAACCTGCTCGACGGCGGCTGCCCGTACTACGGCGTCTACGAGACCGCCGACGGCGGGTACATGACCGTTGGCGCGCTGGAACCGCAGTTCTACGACGCCTTCGTGGACCTCCTCGGCCTTGCGGAGTTCCGTGACGCCCGCACGGACCCGACGCGCTGGCCAGAGCTGCGCGAGGCCGTCGCCGCCCGCTTCCGCACCCGCACCCGCGACGCGTGGACGGCGGTCTTCGCGGGCTCCGACGCGTGCGTGGCGCCGGTGTTGTCGCTGCGCGAGGCCCCGCACCACCCGCACCTGGCGGCCCGCGGCACCTTCACCGACCACGGCGGCATCACCCAGCCCGCCCCCGCGCCCCGGTTCTCCGCGACCCCCACGGCCGTGCGCACCGGACCCGCCCTGCCCGGCGCCGACACCCACCAGGTGGCCCGTGACTGGGACCTGCCCGACGGGGACATACCCGAGCTCGCGCCCGACCTCGAACAGCCCCTCCCGAACACCGCGGCCCGGGGCGACTGA
- a CDS encoding acetyl-CoA C-acetyltransferase translates to MSTEAYVYDAIRTPRGRGKANGSLHGTKPIDLVVGLIHELRDRFPGLDPAGIDDIVLGVVSPVGDQGSDIARTAAIAAGLPDTVAGVQENRFCASGLEAVNLAAMKVRSGWEDLVLAGGVESMSRVPMASDGGAWFNDPMTNLGVNFVPQGIGADLIATIEGFSRRDVDEYAALSQERAATAWKEGRFDRSVVPVKDRSGLVVLDHDEHPRPGTTADSLAKLKPSFADIGELGGFDAVALQKYHWVEKIDHVHHAGNSSGIVDGASLVAIGTREAGERHGLTPRARIVSAAVSGSEPTIMLTGPAPATRKALAKAGLTIDDIDLVEINEAFAAVVLRFVRDMGLSLDKVNVNGGAIALGHPLGATGAMILGSLVDELERQDKRYGLATLCVGGGMGIATVVERV, encoded by the coding sequence GTGAGCACCGAAGCGTACGTGTACGACGCGATCCGCACCCCGCGCGGGCGCGGCAAGGCGAACGGCTCCCTGCACGGAACAAAGCCCATCGACCTCGTCGTCGGCCTCATCCACGAACTCCGCGACCGCTTCCCCGGCCTGGACCCGGCCGGGATCGACGACATCGTGCTCGGCGTGGTCAGCCCCGTGGGCGACCAGGGCTCCGACATCGCGCGCACCGCCGCGATCGCCGCCGGCCTGCCCGACACCGTGGCGGGCGTGCAGGAGAACCGCTTCTGCGCCTCGGGCCTGGAAGCCGTCAACCTGGCCGCCATGAAGGTCCGCTCGGGCTGGGAGGACCTCGTCCTCGCGGGCGGCGTGGAGTCGATGTCCCGGGTGCCGATGGCCTCGGACGGCGGTGCCTGGTTCAACGACCCGATGACCAACCTGGGCGTCAACTTCGTGCCGCAGGGCATCGGCGCCGACCTCATCGCCACCATCGAGGGCTTCTCCCGGCGCGACGTCGACGAGTACGCCGCCCTGTCGCAGGAGAGGGCGGCGACGGCCTGGAAGGAGGGCCGCTTCGACCGCTCCGTGGTGCCGGTGAAGGACCGCAGCGGACTGGTCGTCCTCGACCACGACGAGCACCCCCGCCCCGGCACGACCGCGGACTCCCTCGCCAAGCTGAAGCCGTCCTTCGCCGACATCGGCGAACTGGGCGGTTTCGACGCCGTGGCGCTGCAGAAGTACCACTGGGTGGAGAAGATCGACCACGTCCACCACGCGGGCAACTCCTCCGGCATCGTCGACGGCGCATCCCTGGTCGCCATCGGCACCAGGGAGGCAGGCGAGCGCCACGGGCTCACCCCGCGCGCGCGGATCGTCTCCGCGGCCGTCTCCGGCTCCGAGCCGACGATCATGCTCACCGGCCCCGCGCCCGCCACCCGCAAGGCCCTCGCGAAGGCCGGGCTGACCATCGACGACATCGACCTCGTCGAGATCAACGAGGCGTTCGCCGCGGTCGTCCTGCGCTTCGTCAGGGACATGGGCCTGTCTCTGGACAAGGTCAACGTCAACGGCGGCGCGATCGCGCTCGGTCACCCGCTCGGCGCCACCGGCGCGATGATCCTCGGCTCGCTCGTCGACGAACTGGAGCGCCAGGACAAGCGCTACGGCCTCGCCACCCTCTGCGTCGGCGGCGGCATGGGCATCGCCACCGTCGTCGAGCGCGTCTGA
- a CDS encoding 3-hydroxyacyl-CoA dehydrogenase NAD-binding domain-containing protein, whose protein sequence is MTQSTTIRWEQDRTGLVTLVLDDPDQSANTMNAAFRASLAAVADRLEAEKDSVRGVILTSAKKTFFAGGDLRDLIRVTPDTAQELLDGGLEIKRNLRRIETLGKPVVAALNGAALGGGYELALACHHRIALDAPGSKIGCPEVTLGLLPGGGGVVRTVRLLGITDALLKVLLKGTQYSPRRALENGLVDDVATTHDELLAKARAFVDANPESQQPWDRPGYRIPGGTPSNPRFAANLPAFPASLRKETNGAPYPAPRNILAAAVEGAQVDFETAQVIEARYFVELAAGQTSKNMIQAFFFDLQAVNSGLSRPKGVAPRPVRKAAVLGAGMMGAGIAYACARAGIDVVLKDVSLEAALKGKAYSEKLCAKAVSRGRTTQDKADALLARITPTADPADLAGCDAVIEAVFEDTALKHKVFQEIEQVVAPDALLCSNTSTLPITALAEGVERQADFIGLHFFSPVDKMPLVEIIKGERTGHEALARAFDLVRQINKTPIVVNDSRGFFTSRVIGHFINEGVAMVGEGIEPASVEQAAAQAGYPAKVLSLMDELTLTLPRKIRGESRRAVEEAGGTWTGHPAEAVVDRMVDEFGRTGRSGGAGFYEYGEDGKRAGLWPGLREHFTRAGAEIPFEDMQERMLFSEALDTVRLVEEGVLTSVADANIGSLFGIGFPGWTGGVLQYINGYDGGLPGFVSRARELAARYGDRFTPPALLVEKARREETFTDAR, encoded by the coding sequence ATGACACAGAGCACCACCATCCGCTGGGAACAGGACCGAACCGGCCTCGTCACCCTTGTCCTCGACGACCCCGACCAGTCCGCGAACACCATGAACGCGGCCTTCCGCGCATCCCTGGCCGCCGTCGCCGACCGCCTGGAGGCCGAGAAGGACTCCGTCCGGGGCGTCATCCTCACCTCCGCCAAGAAGACCTTCTTCGCCGGCGGCGACCTGCGCGACCTGATCCGCGTCACCCCGGACACGGCCCAGGAACTGCTCGACGGCGGACTGGAGATCAAGCGCAACCTCCGCCGCATCGAGACCCTCGGCAAGCCCGTCGTCGCCGCCCTCAACGGCGCGGCCCTCGGCGGCGGCTACGAACTGGCCCTCGCCTGCCACCACCGCATCGCGCTCGACGCGCCCGGCTCGAAGATCGGCTGCCCCGAGGTCACCCTCGGTCTGCTCCCCGGCGGCGGCGGTGTGGTGCGCACGGTCCGGCTGCTGGGCATCACCGACGCCCTCCTGAAGGTCCTCCTCAAGGGCACCCAGTACAGCCCGCGGCGCGCCCTGGAGAACGGCCTGGTCGACGACGTCGCCACCACGCACGACGAACTGCTCGCCAAGGCCCGCGCCTTCGTCGACGCGAACCCCGAGTCGCAGCAGCCCTGGGACCGGCCGGGCTACCGCATCCCGGGCGGCACCCCGTCGAACCCCCGGTTCGCCGCCAACCTGCCCGCGTTCCCGGCCAGCCTGCGCAAGGAGACCAACGGCGCCCCCTACCCCGCGCCGCGCAACATCCTCGCCGCGGCCGTCGAGGGCGCCCAGGTCGACTTCGAGACCGCACAGGTGATCGAGGCCCGTTACTTCGTCGAGCTGGCCGCCGGACAGACGTCGAAGAACATGATCCAGGCGTTCTTCTTCGACCTCCAGGCCGTCAACTCGGGCCTCAGCCGCCCCAAGGGCGTCGCACCCCGCCCGGTCCGCAAGGCCGCCGTCCTGGGCGCCGGGATGATGGGCGCCGGCATCGCCTACGCGTGCGCCCGCGCGGGTATCGACGTCGTCCTGAAGGACGTCTCCCTGGAGGCCGCGCTGAAGGGCAAGGCCTACTCCGAGAAGCTGTGTGCCAAGGCCGTCTCCCGCGGCCGCACGACCCAGGACAAGGCGGACGCGCTCCTCGCCCGCATCACGCCCACCGCGGACCCCGCCGACCTGGCCGGCTGCGACGCCGTCATCGAGGCCGTCTTCGAGGACACCGCCCTCAAGCACAAGGTGTTCCAGGAGATCGAGCAGGTCGTCGCGCCCGACGCCCTGCTGTGCTCCAACACCTCCACGCTGCCCATCACCGCCCTCGCCGAAGGAGTCGAGCGGCAGGCCGACTTCATCGGGCTGCACTTCTTCTCGCCCGTCGACAAGATGCCGCTGGTCGAGATCATCAAGGGCGAGCGCACCGGCCACGAGGCGCTCGCACGCGCCTTCGACCTGGTGCGGCAGATCAACAAGACGCCGATCGTCGTCAACGACTCGCGCGGCTTCTTCACCTCCCGGGTGATCGGCCACTTCATCAACGAGGGCGTCGCCATGGTCGGCGAGGGCATCGAGCCCGCTTCCGTGGAGCAGGCCGCAGCGCAGGCCGGCTACCCCGCCAAGGTGCTCTCCCTCATGGACGAGCTGACGCTCACCCTTCCGCGCAAGATCCGGGGCGAGTCCAGGCGGGCCGTGGAGGAGGCCGGCGGCACCTGGACCGGGCACCCCGCCGAGGCCGTCGTCGACCGCATGGTCGACGAGTTCGGCCGCACCGGCCGCAGTGGCGGCGCCGGCTTCTACGAGTACGGGGAGGACGGCAAGCGGGCAGGTCTGTGGCCGGGACTGCGTGAGCACTTCACCCGCGCGGGCGCCGAGATCCCCTTCGAGGACATGCAGGAGCGCATGCTGTTCTCCGAGGCCCTCGACACCGTCAGGCTCGTCGAGGAGGGCGTCCTGACCTCCGTGGCCGACGCCAACATCGGCTCCCTCTTCGGCATCGGCTTCCCCGGCTGGACCGGCGGCGTCCTCCAGTACATCAACGGCTACGACGGCGGACTCCCCGGCTTCGTGTCCCGCGCGCGTGAGCTCGCCGCACGCTACGGCGACCGCTTCACCCCGCCCGCCCTGCTGGTGGAGAAGGCGCGACGGGAGGAGACCTTCACGGACGCGCGCTGA
- a CDS encoding MerR family transcriptional regulator has translation MTSETEEPALTVDELAARAGVTVRTVRFYGTKGLLPPPVIGPRRVGRYGAAHLARLALIEELRGQGLTLAAIERYLERLPPGLDAHDLAVHRAVVASWAPDAEETVTREELQRRAGRTLGEEDLDRLVAMNVVRRDDDGYGVDPGLLRLGVRLLDVPLSPESIRAARAVLLHHARAAAHELSRLLREEVPERDARAVRSLSAHMQPLVVQALLTAFQRSLTEELREWLGEPPADGSP, from the coding sequence ATGACGAGCGAGACCGAGGAGCCGGCCCTCACGGTCGACGAGCTGGCCGCGCGCGCCGGGGTCACGGTGCGCACGGTGCGCTTCTACGGCACGAAGGGGCTGCTGCCGCCGCCGGTCATCGGACCGCGCCGGGTGGGGCGTTACGGGGCCGCGCATCTCGCGCGTCTGGCGCTGATCGAGGAACTGCGCGGGCAGGGGCTGACGCTGGCGGCGATCGAGCGCTACCTGGAGCGGCTGCCGCCCGGTCTGGACGCCCACGACCTCGCCGTGCACCGGGCCGTGGTGGCCTCCTGGGCGCCGGACGCGGAGGAGACGGTGACCCGGGAGGAACTGCAGCGGCGGGCGGGGCGCACGCTCGGCGAGGAGGATCTGGACCGGCTCGTCGCGATGAACGTCGTACGCCGCGACGACGACGGCTACGGGGTCGACCCCGGCCTGCTGCGGCTGGGGGTCCGGCTGCTGGACGTGCCGTTGTCGCCGGAGTCCATCCGCGCGGCGCGCGCCGTCCTGCTCCACCATGCGCGCGCGGCGGCCCACGAGCTGTCGCGGCTGCTGCGCGAGGAAGTGCCGGAGCGCGACGCGCGGGCGGTGCGGTCGCTGTCGGCGCACATGCAGCCGCTGGTCGTCCAGGCGCTGCTGACGGCCTTCCAGCGCTCGCTCACGGAGGAACTGCGGGAGTGGCTCGGGGAGCCGCCGGCGGACGGCTCCCCGTGA
- a CDS encoding PfkB family carbohydrate kinase has product MSEITHVRGDAIDVLVLGGAGVDTIVYVPQLPLPYADSYLIDSGIRARAGQTGDFVALGLAALGLRTHHLDFLGDDPEGDLVRALHAEHGIALTAVPQPAGTKRAVNLVSPDGRRLSLYDTSRGRPGDRFPEDTLRDLAAASRHAHVSITQPCAEALPVLREAGVGISTDLHNWDGENPYQAAFAHEADIVFVSATALTDPRATMRRIAERGRAEAVVATAGAEGAYLLAGGELTHVPAVAPPGPVVDSNGAGDAFAAAFLFGRLHGEPPRRCAEFGALAGAYACTVPATESAAMSRAELLTRASAR; this is encoded by the coding sequence ATGTCGGAGATCACTCATGTCCGGGGCGACGCCATCGACGTGCTGGTTCTCGGCGGGGCCGGCGTGGACACGATCGTGTACGTGCCGCAGCTGCCGCTCCCGTACGCCGACAGCTACCTGATCGACAGCGGGATCCGCGCCCGCGCCGGCCAGACCGGCGACTTCGTCGCCCTCGGCCTCGCCGCCCTCGGCCTGCGCACCCACCATCTCGACTTCCTCGGCGACGATCCCGAGGGCGACCTGGTCCGCGCCCTCCACGCCGAGCACGGCATCGCCCTCACCGCGGTCCCGCAGCCCGCCGGCACCAAGCGCGCGGTCAACCTGGTGAGCCCGGACGGCCGGCGGCTGTCGCTGTACGACACCAGCCGCGGGCGACCCGGCGACCGCTTCCCCGAGGACACCTTGCGCGACCTCGCTGCGGCGAGCCGCCACGCGCACGTGTCCATCACGCAACCCTGCGCCGAGGCGCTGCCCGTACTGCGCGAAGCGGGCGTCGGCATCTCCACAGACCTGCACAACTGGGACGGCGAGAACCCCTACCAGGCGGCCTTCGCCCACGAGGCGGACATCGTGTTCGTCTCCGCGACAGCCCTGACCGACCCTCGGGCGACCATGCGCCGCATCGCCGAGCGCGGCCGCGCCGAAGCGGTCGTCGCCACCGCCGGAGCCGAGGGAGCGTATCTGCTGGCGGGCGGCGAGCTGACCCACGTCCCCGCCGTCGCCCCGCCCGGACCGGTGGTCGACTCCAACGGCGCGGGCGACGCCTTCGCCGCCGCGTTCCTGTTCGGCCGACTCCACGGCGAACCGCCCCGCCGGTGCGCCGAGTTCGGGGCACTGGCGGGGGCGTACGCGTGCACGGTGCCGGCCACCGAGAGCGCCGCGATGTCCCGCGCCGAGCTGCTGACACGGGCGAGCGCCCGCTGA
- a CDS encoding ABC-F family ATP-binding cassette domain-containing protein → MTATLVAKNLAAGHGDRSLFSGLDLVVAPGDVIGLVGANGAGKSTLLKLLAGLTAPEQGELRLSPPTATVGHLPQEPERRPGESVRDFLARRTGVAEAQRTMDEATQALVDGAPGADDAYATSLERWLDLGGADLEERAEEVADSLGLGVDLGRPMTSLSGGQAARAGLASLLLSRYDVFLLDEPTNDLDLDGLERLERFVTGLRAGTVVVSHDREFLTRTVTKVLELDLAQQQINLYGGGYDAYLEERDVARRHAREDFDEYADKKAALQDRAQTQRSWMDKGVKNARRKAANDNDKIGRKFRSEASEKQAAKARQTQRMIERLEVVEEPRKEWELRMEIAAAPRSGAVVASLRDAEVRRGGFTFGPVTLQIDWADRVAVTGANGAGKSTLLGALLGRVPLDAGHAALGSGVLVGEVDQARALFHGAEALLDAFRAAVPDTEPVEVRTLLAKFGLKSDHVMRSAATLSPGERTRAALALLQGRGVNLLVLDEPTNHLDLPAIEQLESALDAYEGTLLLVTHDRRMLDAVHVTRRLEVADGKVTER, encoded by the coding sequence ATGACTGCCACTCTCGTCGCCAAGAACCTCGCCGCCGGGCACGGCGACCGCTCCCTCTTCTCCGGGCTCGACCTCGTGGTCGCCCCCGGGGACGTGATCGGGCTGGTCGGCGCCAACGGCGCGGGCAAGTCCACCCTGCTGAAGCTGCTCGCCGGGCTCACCGCGCCCGAGCAGGGCGAGCTCAGGCTGTCCCCGCCGACCGCGACCGTCGGCCATCTGCCCCAGGAACCGGAGCGCCGCCCCGGTGAGAGCGTCCGTGACTTCCTCGCCCGCCGCACCGGCGTCGCCGAGGCGCAGCGCACGATGGACGAGGCGACCCAGGCCCTGGTCGACGGGGCGCCGGGCGCGGACGACGCCTACGCGACCAGCCTGGAGCGCTGGCTCGACCTCGGCGGCGCCGACCTCGAGGAGCGCGCCGAGGAGGTCGCCGACTCGCTGGGGCTCGGCGTGGACCTCGGCCGGCCGATGACCTCCCTGTCCGGCGGCCAGGCCGCCCGCGCGGGCCTCGCCTCCCTCCTCCTGTCCCGCTACGACGTCTTCCTGCTCGACGAGCCGACCAACGACCTCGACCTGGACGGGCTGGAGCGCCTCGAACGGTTCGTGACCGGGCTGCGCGCCGGCACGGTCGTCGTCAGCCACGACCGCGAGTTCCTCACCCGCACGGTCACCAAGGTCCTCGAACTGGACCTGGCGCAGCAGCAGATCAACCTCTACGGCGGCGGCTACGACGCCTACCTGGAGGAACGGGACGTGGCCCGCCGGCACGCCCGCGAGGACTTCGACGAGTACGCCGACAAGAAGGCCGCCCTCCAGGACCGGGCGCAGACCCAGCGCTCCTGGATGGACAAGGGCGTCAAGAACGCGCGCCGCAAGGCGGCCAACGACAACGACAAGATCGGCCGCAAGTTCCGCAGCGAGGCCAGCGAGAAGCAGGCCGCGAAGGCGCGGCAGACCCAGCGCATGATCGAGCGCCTGGAGGTCGTCGAGGAGCCGCGCAAGGAGTGGGAGCTGCGCATGGAGATCGCGGCCGCCCCGCGCTCCGGCGCGGTCGTCGCCTCGCTGCGCGACGCGGAGGTGCGCCGCGGCGGCTTCACGTTCGGTCCGGTGACGCTGCAGATCGACTGGGCCGACCGGGTCGCGGTGACCGGCGCGAACGGCGCGGGCAAGTCCACCCTCCTCGGGGCGCTGCTCGGCCGGGTCCCGCTGGACGCCGGACACGCGGCCCTGGGTTCGGGCGTCCTGGTCGGCGAGGTCGACCAGGCGCGGGCGCTGTTCCACGGCGCGGAGGCGCTGCTGGACGCGTTCCGTGCCGCCGTCCCCGACACCGAACCCGTCGAGGTGCGCACCCTGCTGGCCAAGTTCGGCCTGAAGTCCGACCACGTCATGCGGTCGGCGGCCACCCTGTCGCCCGGCGAGCGCACCCGTGCCGCTCTCGCGCTGCTCCAGGGAAGGGGCGTCAACCTCCTCGTCCTCGACGAGCCGACCAACCACCTCGACCTGCCGGCCATCGAACAGCTGGAGTCGGCCCTCGACGCCTACGAGGGCACCCTCCTGCTGGTCACCCACGACCGGCGCATGCTGGACGCGGTCCACGTCACCCGCCGCCTGGAGGTCGCGGACGGCAAGGTGACGGAGCGGTAA